In Osmia bicornis bicornis chromosome 1, iOsmBic2.1, whole genome shotgun sequence, the following proteins share a genomic window:
- the LOC114883183 gene encoding centrosomal protein of 120 kDa-like isoform X2 gives METSVTFDVRIILNIKEGKGFEQILLPTLVVATLNGHSLETDVVEPSPNPQYDHDLVWEVDKNRLRKMRSGQVPLKLECFAIKSNDHKEKLGYLLLNLRAAQVFSKNDTINVKSNWHTLLGLKGELKVHKPELLLALSIHHQEPTTLNSQLELKLQYAGGKTDVTETPNTVISDSIISNSAKELKSNLKQTKSYGSEIDCHRNAGGDFGKYSVGAPMIDFANTYNSLNKQSLSCEVIQSQPIKAVFSQSADTLLSNINDCSKSVEAYHCYCLNILLIAIKLTSPALAMTNAEIRLHHPKTEIVSTFHSNVPFSLGEKIKLQDVGCKLHFISAIDEIRQLLLSFPPKISIYKKEGNSKTCVCQSIVDIKQLFSQNKAEHLCDVPLYDMEQKNVGNLDVLLNLEDHGPYYRIKRSVQSEYLGPPILDDSLAYKIVDELETWKERQMEIFKVELKRKEDRHLNLLSQEWQKQKENLEAKLACSIEQCKLLANSLNNATEDLRMRRLQSLEKETRLIKTNEDLHWRYETKIRQLNESHFAMLKELTLKIDILEKNKTTLEGEVEQLSAENERLQLLLTKQLEELESYQKGSLTQDQTANLLQELKILEEKLQNAQESKYFFKEQWAKAVREMHCMRREYQEARQVQIKNSKEELQNLDLEEILCTDTNALTNDQILLNEIQKEIDVIKPKPSFTDSDVYCQVFTPASVDSKILQNSNKSTFKKSEECDKRLQALLEERNSLLKTGSYTIDDTVIMKLNAEIRSLMMK, from the exons aACGTCAGTAACTTTTGATGTTCGGATTATATTAAACATAAAAGAAG GTAAAGGTTttgaacaaattttattacctACGTTAGTTGTTGCAACACTTAATGGACATTCCTTAGAAACTGATGTTGTAGAACCAAGTCCCAATCCTCAGTACGATCATGACTTGGTTTGGGAAGTTGATAAAAATAGATTACGAAA AATGAGATCCGGACAAGTTCCATTGAAGCTAGAATGTTTTGCTATTAAAAGCAACGATCATAAGGAAAAATTAGGGTATCTTCTACTTAATCTGAGAGCTGCACAAGttttttctaaaaatgatACCATTAATGTGAAATCTAATTGGCATACGCTATTAGGTTTAAAAGGTGAGCTTAAAGTCCATAAACCTGAATTACTCCTGGCTTTAAGTATTCATCATCAAGAACCTACAACATTAAATTCTCAATTAGAG CTAAAATTGCAGTATGCAGGAGGTAAAACAGATGTAACAGAAACTCCTAACACTGTAATTAGTGATTCTATTATTTCTAATTCTGCTAAAGAACTGAAatctaatttaaaacaaaCG AAATCATATGGAAGTGAAATAGATTGTCATAGAAATGCTGGTGGTGATTTTGGAAAATATTCTGTTGGAGCTCCCATGATCGACTTCGCAAATACATATAACAGTCTAAATAAACAATCATTGAGCTGTGAAGTTATTCAAAGTCAGCCAATTAAAGCTGTATTTTCACAATCAGCTGATACACTACTGTCTAATATCAATGATTGTTCTAAAAGTGTAGAAGCATATCACTGTTAttgtttgaatattttattaatagcaataaaattaacatcTCCTGCATTAGCAATGACAAATGCAGAAATTCG ACTTCATCATCCAAAGACTGAAATTGTATCAACATTTCATTCAAATGTGCCATTTTCATTaggagaaaaaataaaattgcaagatGTAGGTTGCAAGTTACATTTTATCTCAGCGATAGATGAAATCAGACAGTTATTACTGTCTTTCCCACCAAAGATTAgtatatataaaaaagaaggaaattcTAAGACATGTGTATGTCAAAGTATTGTTGatataaaacaattattttctcaaaATAAG GCTGAACACTTATGTGATGTACCATTATATGATAtggaacaaaaaaatgttggtAATTTAGATGTTTTGTTGAATTTAGAGGATCATGGTCCGTATTATAGGATCAAAAGATCAGTACAAA GTGAATATTTGGGACCACCTATTTTGGATGATAGTTTAGCATATAAAATAGTTGATGAGTTAGAAACATGGAAAGAAAGACAGATGGAAATATTTAAAGTTGAG ttGAAAAGGAAGGAAGATCGTCATTTAAATTTATTGAGTCAAGAGTGgcaaaaacagaaagaaaatttagaaGCAAAACTTGCTTGCAGCATCGAACAATGTAAACTGCTAGCAAACAGTTTAAATAACGCTACAGAAGACTTAAGAATGCGGAGATTACAAAGTCTTGAAAAGGAAAcaagattaattaaaacaaatgaaGATTTACATTGGAGATATGAAACAAAAATACGTCAACTTAACGAATCACATTTTGCGATGCTAAAAGAACTTACATTAAAG ATCGACATTCTTGAGAAGAATAAAACGACTCTAGAAGGGGAAGTTGAACAATTAAGTGCTGAGAATGAAAGATTACAATTGCTTCTAACGAAACAATTAGAAGAATTAGAATCTTATCAAAAAGGTTCTTTAACGCAGGATCAAACAGCAAACTTGTTACAAGAGTTAAAAATACttgaagaaaaattacaaaatgcacaggaaagtaaatatttcttcaaaGAACAATGGGCAAAGGCAGTTCGTGAAATGCATTGTATGAGAAGAGAATATCAAGAAGCTAGACAAGTTCAGATAAAAAATAGTAAAGAAGAATTGCAAAACTTGGA TCTAGAAGAGATATTGTGTACTGATACAAATGCCTTGACAAATGACCAGATTTTattgaatgaaattcaaaaagaaattgatGTGATTAAACCTAAACCATCTTTTACTGACAGCGACGTATACTGTCAAGTATTTACGCCGGCCTCTGtagattccaaaattttacAGAATAGCAATAAAAGTACGTTTAAAAAATCGGAAGAATGTGATAAAAGACTGCAGGCATTACTCGAAGAACGTAATTCGCTATTAAAGACCGGAAGCTATACAATTGATGATACAGTTATTATGAAACTAAATGCAGAAATAAGATCGTTAATGATGAAGTAg
- the LOC114883182 gene encoding nucleolar protein 6, translated as MKIPYKANIDDFVNNSDDQSLENAEIDQDTDQENEGGDTEEEEEEEEEEEEEEEEEEMEMEEADAQNFLLTSDNKRRKITDDFTDNVSKKKPKLDKDLYKAPTVEELNQLRETENLFHSNLFRLQIEEMLNEVRIKDKYKHLFNVWFENFEKTVQSIEETKEYQFSDPELQEMLDVHIPMPNVPEDTKGTFKFLKPSDITVIGSYIIDAAISPNITIDLTVEMPSKMFQKQDYQNYRYLKKKAIYLACIASNITSDIAEHKKFIGDNLRPILKLVPIGKLGTKITVLVHVSAQEGSFKLNRFLPEKNSIRPGWFFNNSNDTEDLPPTPHYNSIVLRDLTMRINSENMKMIKEYPNLRDGIILLKVWLAQRELTKGFESFDGYIVTMFVLYLLSIKKLNTFMSSYQIVRNVWNYLVQVNLHETGITMSQDEDSKTRVFNYQKYYDCVFLDSTGYHNITAHVSTATYKWIQREAELCLSHLDSAHADSFQALFMRKVPFYRAFDHLIWFKNTQALRKMVNANSEENDKLNYGPNYRAQAIKIICNMLKEGLKNRVHHICILPNEISEWECTVNNDNDIGQIFIGLELNREFCFNIVEKGPEANLPEANEFRKFWGDKSELRRFQDGSIREAVVWSKGKTLSGKRLICKKIVMFLLTKKLRLFKNNFIYIADEMEELLKLRKVKITHFAYGTGEEAALKAINTLNGLEKELMSLTDIPLAIHGVQGASAVFRYTDVFPPLSTTYRPDKRLIKTRQNCLILANGITAPPKYVCPLEVTLQLSTSGKWPDELEAFRKTKAAFHIQIAECLRKQYNLVTNANLSHVDVYKDGFAFRLRVAHQKEIGCLKQQVTEDGVIKYKDNDESIELENKLFELPKLTSALHGLHVQQPSFGATCCLTKRWLSAQLLDHSHIPDVVVELLVASMYLTPAPYVPPQMPQVAFLRLLEIFARGHWNTDPVIVNFNNEMSKEEIIAVETLFGSSRDSLPPLFISTPYDHQRSLWTRKTPTTLILNRITTLARQSLKLFEENFFTKALLNYKPLFRPPLTEYDCLIHLKPVMVSRRVQAIDLDKGHPLVEWHPYKKHSKQKIPVVDFDPVQYFLRELRDGYDEFALFFYDTYGGITIGVLFKPSVLGVKEFKVSNISGRKCNDDGQLVLNISSMIQDFYILGGDLIQSIDVRSKRFSLT; from the exons atgaAGATACCTTATAag gCAAATATAGatgattttgtaaataattctgatGATCAGTCATTAGAAAATGCTGAAATTGATCAAGATACAGATCAAGAAAATGAAGGAGGAGatacagaagaagaagaagaagaagaagaagaagaagaagaagaagaggaagaagaagaaatggaaATGGAAGAAGCAGATGCCCAAAATTTTCTTCTAACATCtgataataaaagaagaaaaatcacaGATGATTTTACAGATAATGTATCAAAGAAAAAACCAAAATTAGACAAAGATTTATATAAAGCACCAACTGTTGAAGAATTAAATCAGCTCAGGGAAACAgagaatttatttcattctaatTTATTCAGATTACAAATAGAAGAAATGTTAAATGAAGTCAGAATCAAAGACaaatataaacatttatttaatgtttggtttgaaaattttgagaaaaCTGTACAATCAAttgaagaaacaaaagaaTATCAA TTTTCAGATCCAGAATTACAAGAAATGTTAGATGTCCATATACCTATGCCGAATGTACCAGAAGACACAAAAGGCACATTCAAATTTCTTAAACCATCTGACATTACTGTTATAGGTTCTTATATTATTGATGCTGCAATTAGTCCAAATATCACTATAGATTTAACAGTTGAAATGCCTTCTAAAATGTTTCAAAAACAGGATTATCAGAATTATAGATATCTAAAAAAGAAAGCAATATACTTGGCATGTATAGCATCTAACATCACTTCTGATATTGCTGAGCACAAAAAGTTTATAGGAGATAATTTAAGGCCAATTTTAAAACTAGTTCCAATTGGAAAATTAGGTACAAAAATCACTGTACTGGTACATGTATCAGCACAAGAAGGaagttttaaattaaatagattTTTACCAGAAAAAAACAGTATTAGACCTGGATGGTTTTTTAACAATAGCAATG atACAGAGGACTTACCACCAACACCACATTACAATTCTATAGTTCTTCGTGATTTAACAATGAGAATAAATTCTGAAAACATGAAAATGATCAAAGAATATCCAAACTTAAGAGATGGTATTATTTTGTTGAAAGTATGGTTGGCTCAACGTGAATTGACTAAAGGTTTTGAATCTTTTGATGGATATATTGTTACAATGTTTGTTTTATACTTATTATCGATTAAAAAGTTGAATACATTTATGAGCAGTTATCAAATAGTCAGGAATGTATGGAATTATTTAGTGCAAGTTAATTTGCATGAAACTGGAATAACAATGAGCCAAGATGAAGACAGTAAAACGAGAGTGTTcaattatcaaaaatattacGATTGTGTATTCTTAGATAGTACTGGTTACCATAATATTACAGCTCATGTATCTACAGCTACTTATAAATGGATACAGAGGGAAGCTGAACTTTGCTTAAGTCATCTAGACAGTGCACATGCTGATAGTTTTCAAGCACTTTTCATGAGAAAAGTACCATTCTATAGAGCATTTGATCATCTTATCtg GTTTAAAAATACTCAAGCATTAAGAAAAATGGTAAATGCTAATTcagaagaaaatgataaattaaattatggTCCCAATTATCGAGCTCaagcaataaaaattatatgtaaCATGTTAAAAGAAGGATTAAAAAATAGAGTACATCACATTTGTATATTACCGAATGAAATTTCGGAATGGGAATGCACAGTgaacaatgacaatgacattGGACAAATTTTTATTGGATTAGAATTAAATCGCGAATTTTGTTTCAATATTGTTGAGAAAGGACCTGAAGCAAATTTACCAGAA gcaaatgaatttagaaaattctGGGGTGATAAATCAGAATTGCGTCGATTCCAAGACGGATCTATTCGCGAAGCAGTAGTTTGGTCAAAAGGCAAAACATTATCAGGAAAAAGACTGATCTGTAAAAAGATTGTAATGTTTCTATTAACCAAAAAATTACgtctttttaaaaataatttcatttatatagCAGATGAAAtggaagaattattaaaattgcgAAAG GTCAAAATAACACATTTTGCTTATGGGACGGGAGAGGAAGCTGCATTAAAGGCGATAAACACACTTAATGGTCTTGAAAAAGAATTGATGTCTCTTACAGACATTCCTTTAGCCATACATGGAGTTCAAGGAGCCAGTGCAGTCTTTCGATACACGGATGTATTTCCACCACTGTCGACAACTTACCGACCTGATAAACGACTTATTAAAACAAGacaaaattgtttaatattagCAAACGGAATAACTGCACCTCCTAAATATGTTTGTCCACTTGAAGTAACCCTGCAGTTATCAACTAGTGGAAAGTGGCCAGATGAGTTAGAAGCTTTCAGAAAAACAAAAGCTGCTTTTCATATACAAATTGCAGAATGCCTTAGAAAACAATATAACTTAGTAACAAATGCAAATTTATCTCACGTCGACGTATATAAG GATGGGTTTGCATTTCGGTTAAGAGTAGCACATCAGAAAGAAATTGGTTGCTTAAAGCAGCAAGTAACTGAGGATGGAGTTATAAAATACAAAGATAATGATGAATCAATTGaattggaaaataaattatttgaattacCAAAGTTGACTAGTGCCTTACATGg ATTGCATGTTCAACAACCATCTTTCGGAGCTACTTGTTGTTTAACAAAACGCTGGCTTTCTGCTCAATTATTGGATCATTCTCATATACCAGATGTAGTAGTTGAATTACTTGTAGCTTCAATGTATTTAACTCCTGCGCCGTATGTGCCTCCTCAGATGCCTCAAGTAGCATTTTTGAGGCTATTAGAAATTTTTGCAAGGGGCCATTGGAATACAGATCCTGTTATCGTTAATTTCAATAACGAAATGAGTA aagaagaaataatagcGGTAGAAACGCTTTTTGGATCATCTCGTGATTCTCTACCACCCCTGTTTATATCAACCCCTTATGACCATCAAAGATCATTATGGACGAGGAAAACACCAACTACTTTGATCTTGAACCGCATTACCACACTGGCAAGACAATCTTTGAAATTGTTTGAGGAGAACTTTTTCACAAAAGCTCTGTTGAATTACAAGCCTTTATTCAGGCCACCGCTCACAGAATATGATTGTCTAATACATTTAAAGCCAGTTATGGTTTCAAGGAGGGTGCAAGCAATTGATCTTGATAAAGGACATCCACTTGTTGAGTGGCATCCTTACAAAAAGCACTCAAAACAAAAAATACCAGTTGTTGATTTCGATCCTGTACAGTATTTCCTAAGAGAACTTAGG gaTGGGTACGATGAATTTGCTTTATTCTTTTATGACACATATGGTGGTATAACAATAGGAGTATTGTTCAAACCTTCAGTGTTAGGAGTTAAAGAATTTAAGGTATCAAATATCAGTGGTCGAAAATGTAACGACGATGGTCAAttagttttaaatatttcgtCAATGATTCAAGACTTTTACATTCTTGGAGGAGATCTGATTCAATCGATTGATGTTCGATCAAAAAGGTTTTCCTTAACCTGA
- the LOC114883183 gene encoding centrosomal protein of 120 kDa-like isoform X1 has protein sequence METSVTFDVRIILNIKEGKGFEQILLPTLVVATLNGHSLETDVVEPSPNPQYDHDLVWEVDKNRLRKMRSGQVPLKLECFAIKSNDHKEKLGYLLLNLRAAQVFSKNDTINVKSNWHTLLGLKGELKVHKPELLLALSIHHQEPTTLNSQLELKNSEEYHQTTPESPKITPCLLCEERLIQLGPLNTCHELFLLNITAISATNIDSLLPPNYYADMNNNLYFWCKILENDIYFNRSKKDYGQLWTLNEKIVIRIRSSLRVLKDYLQQKPFLFIYLKYKENILGQSEVNLKPLIPTDNIEEFLKITESSNSTLQQRCYLYRKDKSNDAEYRNSYLDLQLKLQYAGGKTDVTETPNTVISDSIISNSAKELKSNLKQTKSYGSEIDCHRNAGGDFGKYSVGAPMIDFANTYNSLNKQSLSCEVIQSQPIKAVFSQSADTLLSNINDCSKSVEAYHCYCLNILLIAIKLTSPALAMTNAEIRLHHPKTEIVSTFHSNVPFSLGEKIKLQDVGCKLHFISAIDEIRQLLLSFPPKISIYKKEGNSKTCVCQSIVDIKQLFSQNKAEHLCDVPLYDMEQKNVGNLDVLLNLEDHGPYYRIKRSVQSEYLGPPILDDSLAYKIVDELETWKERQMEIFKVELKRKEDRHLNLLSQEWQKQKENLEAKLACSIEQCKLLANSLNNATEDLRMRRLQSLEKETRLIKTNEDLHWRYETKIRQLNESHFAMLKELTLKIDILEKNKTTLEGEVEQLSAENERLQLLLTKQLEELESYQKGSLTQDQTANLLQELKILEEKLQNAQESKYFFKEQWAKAVREMHCMRREYQEARQVQIKNSKEELQNLDLEEILCTDTNALTNDQILLNEIQKEIDVIKPKPSFTDSDVYCQVFTPASVDSKILQNSNKSTFKKSEECDKRLQALLEERNSLLKTGSYTIDDTVIMKLNAEIRSLMMK, from the exons aACGTCAGTAACTTTTGATGTTCGGATTATATTAAACATAAAAGAAG GTAAAGGTTttgaacaaattttattacctACGTTAGTTGTTGCAACACTTAATGGACATTCCTTAGAAACTGATGTTGTAGAACCAAGTCCCAATCCTCAGTACGATCATGACTTGGTTTGGGAAGTTGATAAAAATAGATTACGAAA AATGAGATCCGGACAAGTTCCATTGAAGCTAGAATGTTTTGCTATTAAAAGCAACGATCATAAGGAAAAATTAGGGTATCTTCTACTTAATCTGAGAGCTGCACAAGttttttctaaaaatgatACCATTAATGTGAAATCTAATTGGCATACGCTATTAGGTTTAAAAGGTGAGCTTAAAGTCCATAAACCTGAATTACTCCTGGCTTTAAGTATTCATCATCAAGAACCTACAACATTAAATTCTCAATTAGAG CTAAAGAATAGTGAAGAATATCACCAAACAACTCCTGAATCTCCTAAAATAACTCCTTGTTTGCTTTGTGAAGAGCGTCTTATCCAATTGGGTCCTTTAAACACTTGTCATGAATTGTTTTTGTTGAATATCACAGCTATATCTGCAACAAATATAGATTCATTATTACCACCAAATTATTATGCagatatgaataataatttatatttttggtGTAAAATATTGGAAAATGATATCTACTTTAATAGATCTAAGAAAGATTATGGACAGCTCTGGACACTTAATGAGAAAATTGTAATAAGGATCAGAAGTTCATTAAGAGTCTTAAAAGATTATTTACAACAAAAACCATTTTTgtttatatatttgaaatataaagagAACATCTTAGGTCAATCAGAAGTAAATTTGAAACCCCTGATTCCTACTGATAATATTGAAGAATTTCTTAAAATCACAGAAAGTAGTAATAGTACTTTACAACAAAGATGTTACTTATATAGAAAAGATAAAAGTAATGATGCAGAATATAGAAATTCATATCTTGATTTACAGCTAAAATTGCAGTATGCAGGAGGTAAAACAGATGTAACAGAAACTCCTAACACTGTAATTAGTGATTCTATTATTTCTAATTCTGCTAAAGAACTGAAatctaatttaaaacaaaCG AAATCATATGGAAGTGAAATAGATTGTCATAGAAATGCTGGTGGTGATTTTGGAAAATATTCTGTTGGAGCTCCCATGATCGACTTCGCAAATACATATAACAGTCTAAATAAACAATCATTGAGCTGTGAAGTTATTCAAAGTCAGCCAATTAAAGCTGTATTTTCACAATCAGCTGATACACTACTGTCTAATATCAATGATTGTTCTAAAAGTGTAGAAGCATATCACTGTTAttgtttgaatattttattaatagcaataaaattaacatcTCCTGCATTAGCAATGACAAATGCAGAAATTCG ACTTCATCATCCAAAGACTGAAATTGTATCAACATTTCATTCAAATGTGCCATTTTCATTaggagaaaaaataaaattgcaagatGTAGGTTGCAAGTTACATTTTATCTCAGCGATAGATGAAATCAGACAGTTATTACTGTCTTTCCCACCAAAGATTAgtatatataaaaaagaaggaaattcTAAGACATGTGTATGTCAAAGTATTGTTGatataaaacaattattttctcaaaATAAG GCTGAACACTTATGTGATGTACCATTATATGATAtggaacaaaaaaatgttggtAATTTAGATGTTTTGTTGAATTTAGAGGATCATGGTCCGTATTATAGGATCAAAAGATCAGTACAAA GTGAATATTTGGGACCACCTATTTTGGATGATAGTTTAGCATATAAAATAGTTGATGAGTTAGAAACATGGAAAGAAAGACAGATGGAAATATTTAAAGTTGAG ttGAAAAGGAAGGAAGATCGTCATTTAAATTTATTGAGTCAAGAGTGgcaaaaacagaaagaaaatttagaaGCAAAACTTGCTTGCAGCATCGAACAATGTAAACTGCTAGCAAACAGTTTAAATAACGCTACAGAAGACTTAAGAATGCGGAGATTACAAAGTCTTGAAAAGGAAAcaagattaattaaaacaaatgaaGATTTACATTGGAGATATGAAACAAAAATACGTCAACTTAACGAATCACATTTTGCGATGCTAAAAGAACTTACATTAAAG ATCGACATTCTTGAGAAGAATAAAACGACTCTAGAAGGGGAAGTTGAACAATTAAGTGCTGAGAATGAAAGATTACAATTGCTTCTAACGAAACAATTAGAAGAATTAGAATCTTATCAAAAAGGTTCTTTAACGCAGGATCAAACAGCAAACTTGTTACAAGAGTTAAAAATACttgaagaaaaattacaaaatgcacaggaaagtaaatatttcttcaaaGAACAATGGGCAAAGGCAGTTCGTGAAATGCATTGTATGAGAAGAGAATATCAAGAAGCTAGACAAGTTCAGATAAAAAATAGTAAAGAAGAATTGCAAAACTTGGA TCTAGAAGAGATATTGTGTACTGATACAAATGCCTTGACAAATGACCAGATTTTattgaatgaaattcaaaaagaaattgatGTGATTAAACCTAAACCATCTTTTACTGACAGCGACGTATACTGTCAAGTATTTACGCCGGCCTCTGtagattccaaaattttacAGAATAGCAATAAAAGTACGTTTAAAAAATCGGAAGAATGTGATAAAAGACTGCAGGCATTACTCGAAGAACGTAATTCGCTATTAAAGACCGGAAGCTATACAATTGATGATACAGTTATTATGAAACTAAATGCAGAAATAAGATCGTTAATGATGAAGTAg